Below is a window of Ruegeria sp. THAF33 DNA.
GGACAAGGAGGACGATCAGCGTCAACTTTTTCGTGATGTTTTCTCAATTCTTACGAATTGTAACAATGGAGGGGTGATCGTCTGATCCTGTTTCAAACCGCATATTCTAGTCGTGTTTTGTACTTTAACTGTCCGCTTTCAAACAGTCTTGGGCCAATGGGCGTGCCAATACAAATTGGCAAATGAACAAGGAGCTTGACATGACAACGCGAGGCAATTGCCTGTGCAAAAATACGAAATGGGAGTTTATCGGGGATGTGACATGGGCTTGCTACTGCCATTGCGATGATTGCCGTCGAAACTGTGCCGCACCCATAGTTGCATGGTTGGGTGTTCCACTTCGGAACTTCAAATGGACTGCCCAAGCACCCAAAACACTGGAAAGCTCAAAAGGTGTATTTCGGCATTTCTGCCGCGATTGTGGTTCTCCAGTTGGTTTTGAAGCAGACCATTACCCTGGTGGGATGCATTTATATGCCGCTTCAATGGAACACCCAGAGGACTTTGTTCCGACCTTCCACGTCAACTACCAAAGCAAGCTGCCATGGCTTCGTATCGAAGACGATCTGAAGAAGTACGAGGGCACACTCCTTCACGCCCCAGAGGATTTGAGTGCTTATGACGATTAGGCCGATTCAGGGTCTAAGTAACGCTCAAAGCCAATCCCGCAAAATCGGAATCAGCGGCACATCGGCAGCCGGCATCGGATAGTTCCGCAGGTCATTCGCGCGCACCCATTTCAGCGCCTGACCCTCTTTCGACTGCGGGATGCCGTCCCATTTGCGGCAGGCAAACAGAGGCATCAGCAGGTGGAAATCATCATAGCTGTGGCTGGCAAAGGTCAGCGGTGCAAGGCACGAGGCCCAGGTGTCGATGCCCAGTTCCTCGTGCAACTCGCGGATCAGGGCGGCCTCGGGGGTTTCGCCCGGCTCGATCTTGCCGCCGGGGAATTCCCACAGTCCGGCCATGGATTTGCCTTCGGGGCGTTGGGCCAGCAGCACGCGGCCCTCGATGTCGATCAGGGCGACAGCAGAGACTAACACGGTTCTCACGAGCGATAATCCGCGTTGATCTCGATATAGCCGTGGGTCAGATCACAGGTCCAGACGGTGGATTTCCCTTCGCCCAGCCCCAGATCGACCGCAATCACGAGGTCCTGCCCTTTCATATAGGCGGCGGCGTCTTCCTCGCGATAATCCGGGCTGACCCAGCCGTTCTCGGCCACAAGAATATCACCGAAGGAAATGCTGAGCTTGTCGCGATCCGCCGCCGCGCCCGACTTGCCGATGGCCATGACGATACGGCCCCAGTTCGGATCCTCACCGGCAATGGCGGTTTTTACCAGAGGGGAGTTGGCGATGGCCAGACCGTGGATCTTGGCGTCAGCGTCCGAGGCGGCTCCGGTCACGCGGATTTCCACGAATTTGGTGGCGCCTTCCCCGTCACGCACCACTTGTTGCGCCAGATCCAGCATCACGCCTTCCAGCGCCTCGGCAAATGCAGCGTTGGTGGTGGCATCGACGCCCGAGGCCCCGGTGGCGCACAAAAGCAGCGTATCCGAGGTCGAGGTGTCGCTGTCCACAGTGATGCAGTTGAAGGTGCGATCTGTGTGGGCGCTCAGCATTTCCTGCAACGCCGATTGCTCAACCTGTGCGTCGGTGAAGATATAGACCAGCATCGTCGCCATGTCTGGCGCGATCATTCCGGAACCCTTCGCAATCCCTGCAATAGAGACTGTTTTGCCACCGATTTCGACCTGTGCGCTCGCCCCTTTCGGGAACGTGTCCGTCGTCATGATCGCCCGCGCGGCGTTTTCGATGGCATGGCGGCTGAGGCCGGATTTCAACGCCTCAAGCTGCGATATGATGCGATCATGCGGCAGCGGTTCACCGATGACACCGGTGGACGAGGTAAAGACCCGTTCGACCGGGACACCGGTCGATTTGGAAACGGCCTGCGTCACCTCGGCAACCGATGTCTGGCCATAATGCCCGGTAAAGGCGTTGGCGTTGCCCGAGTTCACAAGGATCGCCGCAGGTCCATCGCTGGGGCCGCCTATTTTCTTCTGACAATCCAGAACCGGTGCCGCGCGGGTGG
It encodes the following:
- a CDS encoding GFA family protein — its product is MNKELDMTTRGNCLCKNTKWEFIGDVTWACYCHCDDCRRNCAAPIVAWLGVPLRNFKWTAQAPKTLESSKGVFRHFCRDCGSPVGFEADHYPGGMHLYAASMEHPEDFVPTFHVNYQSKLPWLRIEDDLKKYEGTLLHAPEDLSAYDD
- the argJ gene encoding bifunctional glutamate N-acetyltransferase/amino-acid acetyltransferase ArgJ, whose amino-acid sequence is MATITKVSPLAPASFPELPAIDGVRFATVEAGVRYKGRTDVMLAVLDPGTSVAGVFTRSATRAAPVLDCQKKIGGPSDGPAAILVNSGNANAFTGHYGQTSVAEVTQAVSKSTGVPVERVFTSSTGVIGEPLPHDRIISQLEALKSGLSRHAIENAARAIMTTDTFPKGASAQVEIGGKTVSIAGIAKGSGMIAPDMATMLVYIFTDAQVEQSALQEMLSAHTDRTFNCITVDSDTSTSDTLLLCATGASGVDATTNAAFAEALEGVMLDLAQQVVRDGEGATKFVEIRVTGAASDADAKIHGLAIANSPLVKTAIAGEDPNWGRIVMAIGKSGAAADRDKLSISFGDILVAENGWVSPDYREEDAAAYMKGQDLVIAVDLGLGEGKSTVWTCDLTHGYIEINADYRS
- a CDS encoding (deoxy)nucleoside triphosphate pyrophosphohydrolase translates to MRTVLVSAVALIDIEGRVLLAQRPEGKSMAGLWEFPGGKIEPGETPEAALIRELHEELGIDTWASCLAPLTFASHSYDDFHLLMPLFACRKWDGIPQSKEGQALKWVRANDLRNYPMPAADVPLIPILRDWL